In the genome of Diaphorobacter sp. HDW4A, the window CGGTGATTGTGTCACCCTCCGCCAGATTCTCGCTGTCAGCGCCCGCCTCGATTCCGATGTACTGATCACCAAGCAGGCCGCTGGTGAGGATCTTGAGCGAGCTGTCCTTGGGAAACTTGTACTGCTTGTCGAGTTCCAGATGCACGTTGGCCTGGAAGGTCTCGTCGTTGAACGCGATGCCCTTGACGCGGCCGACCACGACCCCGGCGCTGCGCACCGCCGCCTGGGGCTTCAAGCCACCGATGTTGTCGAAACGCGCGGTCACCGCATAGCCCGACTTCCAGTTCAGGCTCAGCAGATTGGCCGACTGCAGTGCAAGAAACACGAGTGCGGCCGCGCCCAACAGCACAAACAGGCCGACCCAGACATCATTTTTGGATTGCTGCATGGTTTGCTACTTTCTCCAGATCCCGAGATACCAGTCTCTTCGCTTCCAAATTCAATTGATCAAATGCTGAACATCAGCGCCGTGAGCAGGAAGTCCAGCCCCAGCACCGACAACGACGCGATCACCACCGTGCGCGTCGTCGCACGCGAAACACCTTCGGGCGTAGGCTTGGCCACATAACCC includes:
- the mlaD gene encoding outer membrane lipid asymmetry maintenance protein MlaD — translated: MQQSKNDVWVGLFVLLGAAALVFLALQSANLLSLNWKSGYAVTARFDNIGGLKPQAAVRSAGVVVGRVKGIAFNDETFQANVHLELDKQYKFPKDSSLKILTSGLLGDQYIGIEAGADSENLAEGDTITATQSAVVLENLIGQFLYNKAEEGGGSSGSGGKK